In Halopseudomonas xinjiangensis, a single genomic region encodes these proteins:
- the dusB gene encoding tRNA dihydrouridine synthase DusB, with the protein MDHAVIRIGPYQLPNRVILAPMAGVTDRPFRQLCRRLGAGLVVSEMVTSDTRLWNSRKSRQRLDHTGEAEPRSVQIAGGDPQMMAEAAFRNQQLGAQIIDINMGCPAKKVCNKAAGSALLRDEVLVGEILEAVVAAVSIPVTLKIRTGWCAERRNGVQIARIAEQSGIQALAVHGRTRDQLYTGQAEYDTIASIKQAIGIPVFANGDINTPEKARLVLEQTGADAVMIGRAAQGRPWIFQEINHYLETGCVLASPELAWQRDILLEHLDSLHEFYGPDQGARIARKHVGWYLETLPEAAAFRRTFNRIECPALQRRNIEEHFNRLLEGDLAA; encoded by the coding sequence ATGGACCATGCAGTGATCCGTATCGGACCGTACCAGTTACCCAATCGCGTGATTCTCGCCCCCATGGCAGGCGTCACCGACCGTCCCTTCCGGCAACTTTGCCGGCGGCTGGGTGCCGGGCTCGTGGTCTCGGAGATGGTCACCAGCGACACCCGCCTGTGGAACAGTCGCAAGTCTCGCCAGCGACTCGACCACACCGGCGAAGCCGAACCGCGCTCAGTTCAGATCGCGGGCGGCGACCCGCAGATGATGGCCGAGGCTGCTTTTCGCAATCAGCAGCTCGGCGCGCAGATCATCGATATCAACATGGGCTGTCCGGCCAAGAAGGTTTGCAACAAGGCCGCCGGATCTGCCCTGCTGCGTGACGAAGTTCTGGTCGGCGAGATTCTCGAAGCGGTGGTCGCTGCGGTGAGCATCCCGGTTACCCTGAAGATTCGCACCGGCTGGTGTGCCGAGCGACGCAACGGTGTGCAGATTGCGCGTATCGCCGAACAAAGCGGTATCCAGGCGCTAGCAGTGCATGGCCGCACCCGTGACCAGCTCTATACCGGCCAGGCCGAATACGACACCATAGCCAGCATCAAACAGGCGATAGGGATCCCGGTCTTCGCCAACGGCGATATCAACACCCCGGAAAAGGCGCGTCTGGTACTCGAGCAGACGGGTGCCGATGCGGTGATGATCGGCCGGGCCGCCCAGGGGCGCCCGTGGATTTTTCAAGAGATCAATCATTATCTGGAAACAGGCTGCGTGCTCGCTTCGCCTGAACTAGCCTGGCAGCGAGACATTCTGCTCGAACATCTCGATTCGCTGCACGAGTTCTACGGACCCGACCAGGGTGCGCGTATCGCGCGCAAACACGTCGGCTGGTATCTCGAAACGCTGCCGGAAGCCGCAGCGTTTCGGCGGACTTTCAACAGGATCGAATGTCCCGCTCTGCAACGCCGGAACATAGAAGAACATTTCAACCGCTTGCTGGAAGGAGACCTGGCGGCATGA
- the purH gene encoding bifunctional phosphoribosylaminoimidazolecarboxamide formyltransferase/IMP cyclohydrolase, translating to MTDQTTRLPIRRALVSVSDKTGIVEFARDLASLGVEILSTGGTFKLLREQGIDAVEVADYTGFPEMMDGRVKTLHPKIHGGILGRRDQDATVMQQHGIQPIDMVVVNLYPFAATVAKPGCTLPDAIENIDIGGPTMVRSAAKNHKDVAIIVNASDYQSILEGLKQGGLTYAQRFDLALKAFEHTAAYDGMIANYLGTIDQSRESLSTEDRSSFPRTFNSQFIKAQDMRYGENPHQSAAFYREAQPAEACIATAVQLQGKELSYNNVADTDAALECVKGFTKPACVIVKHANPCGVAVVPEGEGGIRKAYDLAYATDSESAFGGIIAFNRELDGDTARAIVERQFVEVIIAPRISQPARDAVAAKANVRLLECGEWAAERYADWDFKRVNGGLLVQSRDIGMITAENLKVVTRRAPTEQEVHDLVFAWKVAKFVKSNAIVYAKARQTVGVGAGQMSRVNSARIAAIKAEHAGLEVRGAVMASDAFFPFRDGIDNAAKAGISAVIQPGGSMRDAEVIAAADEAGMAMVFTGMRHFRH from the coding sequence ATGACCGACCAAACCACCCGCCTCCCGATACGTCGCGCGCTCGTCAGTGTTTCCGACAAGACCGGCATCGTTGAATTCGCTCGTGATCTGGCAAGCCTCGGCGTCGAGATCCTCTCGACCGGCGGCACCTTCAAGCTCCTGCGCGAACAAGGCATCGACGCCGTTGAAGTGGCCGACTACACCGGTTTTCCGGAAATGATGGATGGACGCGTCAAGACACTGCACCCGAAGATTCACGGCGGGATTCTGGGTCGACGCGATCAGGATGCCACGGTCATGCAGCAACACGGTATCCAACCGATAGATATGGTGGTGGTCAATCTGTATCCGTTTGCAGCCACCGTGGCCAAGCCCGGCTGCACGCTGCCTGACGCCATCGAGAACATCGACATTGGCGGTCCGACCATGGTTCGCTCAGCAGCCAAGAACCACAAGGACGTCGCAATCATCGTTAACGCCAGCGACTACCAGTCGATCCTCGAAGGTCTGAAGCAAGGTGGTCTTACCTATGCGCAACGTTTCGACCTGGCATTGAAGGCGTTCGAGCACACCGCAGCTTACGACGGCATGATCGCCAACTATCTCGGCACCATCGACCAGAGCCGCGAGTCCCTGAGTACCGAAGACCGTTCGAGCTTCCCGCGCACCTTCAACAGCCAGTTCATCAAGGCTCAGGACATGCGCTACGGTGAAAACCCGCACCAGTCCGCTGCCTTTTATCGAGAGGCGCAGCCGGCCGAAGCCTGCATTGCTACCGCGGTTCAGCTGCAGGGCAAGGAATTGTCGTACAACAACGTCGCTGATACCGACGCCGCGTTGGAGTGCGTGAAAGGCTTTACCAAGCCGGCCTGCGTAATCGTCAAACACGCCAACCCCTGTGGCGTTGCGGTCGTGCCGGAGGGCGAAGGCGGTATCCGCAAGGCTTATGATCTGGCCTACGCCACCGACAGCGAGTCGGCTTTCGGCGGTATCATCGCCTTCAATCGCGAACTGGATGGCGACACCGCACGGGCCATCGTCGAGCGTCAGTTCGTCGAAGTCATCATCGCCCCACGCATATCTCAGCCTGCCCGCGACGCAGTCGCCGCCAAGGCCAACGTACGGCTTCTGGAATGCGGCGAATGGGCTGCCGAACGGTATGCCGACTGGGACTTCAAACGAGTCAACGGCGGCCTGCTGGTGCAGAGCCGCGATATCGGGATGATCACCGCAGAGAATCTCAAGGTGGTGACCCGCCGCGCACCGACCGAACAGGAAGTCCATGATCTGGTCTTCGCCTGGAAAGTAGCCAAGTTCGTCAAGTCGAACGCCATCGTCTACGCCAAGGCGCGCCAGACAGTGGGCGTCGGGGCCGGCCAGATGAGCCGGGTCAACTCTGCACGCATCGCCGCCATCAAGGCCGAGCATGCCGGCCTGGAGGTACGGGGAGCGGTGATGGCATCCGATGCGTTCTTCCCGTTCCGCGACGGCATCGACAATGCTGCCAAGGCAGGTATCAGCGCGGTTATCCAACCGGGCGGGTCGATGCGCGACGCCGAAGTCATCGCCGCAGCGGACGAAGCCGGCATGGCGATGGTCTTCACCGGCATGCGCCACTTCCGCCACTAA
- a CDS encoding YgiQ family radical SAM protein, which yields MPAARPLFDYPKYWAECFGPAPFLPMSREEMDLLGWDSCDVIIVTGDAYVDHPSFGMAIIGRLLEAQGFRVGIISQPDWHSKDDFMKLGKPNLFYGVAAGNMDSMINRYTADRKIRSDDAYTPGGVAGKRPDRASAVYSQRCREAYKDVPIVLGGIEASLRRIAHYDYWQDKVRHSLLLDAKADILLFGNAERAIVEVAQRISRGETVQSITDVRGTAFVRKDTPEGWFELDSTRIDRPGKVDKIINPYVNTQDTSACAVEQAKGDDKAAAAATVDEVQVLQLLPHPRLERDRTVIRLPSFEKVRNDPVLYAHANRVLHLETNPGNARALVQRHAEKDVWFNPPPIPLTTEEMDYIFGLPYARIPHPAYGGEKIPAYEMIRFSVNIMRGCFGGCTFCSITEHEGRIIQNRSHDSIIREIEEIRDKVPGFTGVISDLGGPTANMYRIACKSPEIEAACRKPSCVFPGICENLNTDHSSLIGLYRKARELPGVKKILIASGLRYDLAVESPEYVKELVTHHVGGYLKIAPEHTEEGPLTRMMKPGIGSYDRFKQMFEKYSKEAGKEQYLIPYFIAAHPGTTDEDMMNLALWLKRNGFRADQVQAFYPSPMATATAMYHSGKNPLRKVTYKSDGVNVVKGERQRRLHKAFLRYHDPKNWPLLRDALQEMGRSDLIGNSKQHLIPTHQPAGESYHSSRRKNSTPAGSRKAGRILTQHTGLPPRDTGAGKKPRKGSRPAR from the coding sequence ATGCCGGCCGCCCGGCCGCTTTTCGATTATCCCAAATACTGGGCCGAGTGCTTCGGTCCGGCTCCGTTCCTGCCCATGTCGCGAGAGGAAATGGATCTGCTTGGCTGGGACAGCTGTGACGTCATCATCGTCACCGGAGACGCCTATGTAGACCATCCATCGTTCGGCATGGCGATCATCGGAAGGCTGTTGGAAGCGCAGGGATTTCGCGTCGGCATCATCAGTCAGCCGGACTGGCACAGCAAAGACGACTTCATGAAGCTCGGCAAGCCGAACCTGTTTTACGGGGTCGCGGCTGGCAATATGGACTCGATGATCAACCGCTACACGGCGGACCGCAAGATTCGTTCTGACGATGCCTATACGCCGGGCGGCGTTGCCGGAAAGCGGCCCGACCGAGCCAGCGCGGTGTATAGCCAGCGCTGTCGAGAGGCCTATAAGGATGTGCCGATCGTGCTTGGCGGCATCGAAGCGTCGCTGCGTCGCATAGCGCATTACGATTATTGGCAGGACAAGGTTCGCCATTCCCTGCTGCTTGACGCCAAGGCGGACATTCTGCTGTTCGGCAACGCCGAGCGTGCGATCGTCGAGGTGGCCCAGCGAATCAGCCGGGGTGAAACGGTACAGAGCATTACGGATGTACGGGGCACCGCGTTCGTGCGCAAGGACACACCTGAGGGCTGGTTCGAGCTCGACTCGACCCGCATCGACCGGCCTGGCAAGGTCGACAAGATCATCAATCCCTACGTCAATACCCAGGATACAAGCGCCTGCGCCGTCGAGCAGGCCAAGGGCGACGACAAGGCCGCCGCAGCGGCAACCGTAGACGAGGTACAGGTCCTTCAGTTGCTCCCGCATCCTCGCCTTGAGCGCGACCGAACGGTGATCCGCCTGCCGTCGTTCGAAAAAGTGCGCAACGACCCAGTGCTCTACGCTCATGCCAACCGGGTGCTGCACCTCGAAACCAATCCGGGCAATGCCCGTGCTTTGGTGCAACGTCACGCCGAGAAGGACGTGTGGTTCAACCCGCCGCCTATCCCGCTGACCACTGAAGAAATGGACTACATCTTCGGTCTGCCTTATGCACGCATTCCGCATCCGGCCTATGGTGGCGAGAAGATTCCAGCCTACGAGATGATTCGCTTTTCTGTGAACATCATGCGTGGCTGCTTCGGGGGCTGCACCTTCTGTTCGATCACCGAACACGAAGGCAGAATCATCCAGAACCGCTCGCACGATTCGATCATTCGCGAGATCGAGGAGATCCGGGACAAGGTCCCCGGATTCACTGGAGTGATTTCCGATCTGGGCGGTCCCACTGCGAACATGTATCGCATCGCCTGCAAGAGTCCGGAGATCGAGGCGGCATGCCGCAAGCCGTCCTGCGTCTTCCCCGGCATTTGCGAGAATCTGAATACCGATCATTCTTCGCTGATCGGGTTGTACCGCAAGGCGCGTGAACTGCCGGGCGTGAAGAAGATTCTGATCGCTTCGGGTCTGCGCTACGATCTGGCGGTAGAGTCGCCCGAGTACGTCAAGGAGCTGGTAACCCATCACGTTGGCGGCTACCTGAAAATCGCCCCGGAGCATACCGAGGAAGGTCCGCTGACCAGGATGATGAAACCGGGCATCGGCTCCTACGACCGCTTCAAGCAAATGTTCGAGAAGTACTCGAAGGAAGCGGGGAAGGAGCAGTATTTGATCCCCTACTTCATCGCGGCGCATCCGGGGACCACCGACGAAGACATGATGAACCTTGCTCTGTGGCTCAAGCGCAACGGTTTCCGTGCCGACCAGGTGCAGGCGTTCTATCCTTCGCCGATGGCTACCGCCACCGCGATGTATCACTCGGGCAAGAATCCGCTTCGCAAGGTGACCTACAAAAGCGATGGCGTGAACGTGGTCAAGGGCGAGCGACAGCGGCGCCTGCACAAGGCATTTCTGCGCTACCACGATCCGAAGAACTGGCCGTTGCTCCGGGATGCGCTGCAGGAGATGGGGCGTTCGGACCTGATCGGCAACAGCAAGCAGCATCTGATCCCGACGCATCAGCCAGCGGGGGAGAGCTACCACAGCTCCCGTCGCAAGAATTCTACTCCGGCCGGCAGCCGTAAGGCCGGGCGAATACTGACCCAGCACACCGGTTTGCCGCCACGCGACACAGGCGCCGGCAAGAAGCCACGCAAGGGTTCGCGGCCGGCTCGCTAA
- the fis gene encoding DNA-binding transcriptional regulator Fis, whose protein sequence is MNQSPETGSADVSEDVRRREQTLRDCVEQALRNYFEHLDGQDVTDVYDMVLAEVEAPLLESVMHYVKGNQTRASEVLGLNRGTLRKKLKQYGLL, encoded by the coding sequence GTGAATCAGAGCCCTGAAACCGGCTCGGCCGACGTATCGGAAGACGTCCGTCGACGCGAGCAGACGCTTCGCGATTGTGTCGAGCAAGCGCTGAGAAACTATTTCGAGCATCTCGATGGCCAGGACGTGACCGACGTCTACGACATGGTCCTCGCCGAGGTCGAAGCACCGCTGCTCGAAAGCGTGATGCACTACGTCAAGGGCAATCAGACCCGAGCCTCCGAAGTCCTCGGTCTCAATCGAGGTACTTTGCGCAAGAAACTCAAGCAGTACGGACTGCTTTAA
- the purD gene encoding phosphoribosylamine--glycine ligase: MNVLIIGSGGREHALAWKVAQDARVETVFVAPGNAGTATEPKCKNVDIDVLALEQLADFAEDNVQLTIVGPEAPLVQGVVDLFRSRGLAIFGPTAGAAQLEGSKAFTKDFLARHYIPTAEYQNFTEVDPALAYLREKGAPIVIKADGLAAGKGVIVAMTLEEAEDAVRDMLAGNAFGEAGSRVVIEEFLAGEEASFIVMVDGEHVLPMATSQDHKRVGDGDSGPNTGGMGAYSPAPVVTDAVHARVMDEVIWPTVRGMAAEGNRYTGFLYAGLMIDERGAPKVIEFNCRFGDPETQPIMLRLQSSLVELVEAALENRLDRIQAQWDARCSLGVVLAAGGYPGTYGKGDAIEGLERAADLDGKVFHAGTSLLDGQVVTSGGRVLCATALGETVKAAQQQAYQLAERVNWNGRFYRSDIGYRAIAREQN; the protein is encoded by the coding sequence ATGAACGTACTGATTATTGGCAGCGGCGGCCGCGAGCACGCCCTGGCCTGGAAAGTGGCTCAGGATGCGCGAGTCGAAACCGTATTCGTTGCGCCCGGCAATGCCGGCACTGCCACGGAACCAAAGTGCAAGAACGTCGATATAGACGTTCTTGCACTGGAGCAACTGGCCGATTTCGCGGAGGATAACGTCCAGCTGACGATCGTCGGCCCCGAGGCGCCCCTGGTTCAAGGTGTGGTCGACCTGTTTCGCTCGCGCGGTCTGGCTATCTTCGGCCCCACAGCCGGAGCCGCGCAGCTCGAAGGCTCGAAGGCGTTCACCAAGGACTTTCTCGCGCGGCACTACATCCCTACCGCTGAATACCAGAACTTTACCGAGGTCGACCCGGCCCTGGCTTATCTGCGCGAGAAAGGCGCACCCATCGTCATCAAGGCAGACGGGCTTGCTGCCGGCAAGGGCGTCATCGTCGCCATGACGCTTGAAGAAGCGGAGGACGCGGTACGCGACATGTTGGCCGGAAACGCCTTTGGCGAAGCCGGCTCGCGCGTGGTGATCGAGGAGTTTCTTGCAGGAGAAGAAGCCAGCTTCATCGTCATGGTCGACGGTGAGCACGTGTTGCCCATGGCCACGAGCCAGGATCACAAGCGTGTGGGTGACGGCGACAGCGGTCCGAACACGGGCGGCATGGGCGCCTACTCCCCTGCTCCGGTAGTGACCGATGCGGTACATGCCCGGGTCATGGACGAGGTCATCTGGCCGACTGTCCGCGGCATGGCCGCCGAGGGCAACCGCTATACCGGATTCCTCTATGCCGGGTTGATGATCGACGAGCGCGGAGCGCCGAAGGTCATCGAGTTCAATTGCCGATTCGGCGATCCGGAAACCCAGCCAATCATGCTGCGCCTGCAGTCGAGCCTGGTCGAATTGGTGGAGGCCGCCCTCGAGAATCGCCTCGATCGGATCCAGGCGCAGTGGGACGCGCGCTGCAGCCTCGGCGTCGTGCTCGCTGCGGGAGGTTATCCCGGCACCTACGGCAAGGGGGACGCCATCGAAGGCCTGGAACGAGCTGCCGATCTCGACGGTAAGGTGTTCCACGCCGGCACCAGCCTGCTGGACGGTCAGGTAGTCACCAGCGGCGGCCGGGTGTTATGCGCAACCGCCCTCGGGGAGACGGTCAAGGCCGCCCAGCAGCAAGCCTACCAACTTGCCGAACGCGTTAACTGGAACGGCCGCTTCTACCGTTCGGATATTGGCTACCGCGCCATTGCTCGCGAGCAGAACTAG
- a CDS encoding response regulator: MKYLGWLVISTLLSVFSLPGTGLADESSAFRTFVDTSGRLTLAEVLSNRYSNRFTPSPDSILSLPEPPATLWVQLAVDPARPVLTVDNPVIEAVTVHHIVGDTILSYRSGAALQGTQPDGLPYPGFAFPLDVAAGNDAEQTVYLRLANDYALRTRITLTDTRGATLEHGWHQALQGILAGLLLSLVLHGLLQGLVGRDRLHLFLAAAGLLVALSTFVRVDWLERLIPLDSAALQDSLRLAALGCIGLLLARLFTDDSLARIKADAMIVIASVAGISALYLWPATAEASVNAARLGVPLLAIAATAYCWYNRTPFSRPLFSGHLLLLVSWLADQSALPRSLAEQTSDLFLWAALIAYAWRLFSRQQQRIARAHTLRHAEATQQAETRAKSEFLARISHEIRTPMNGVLGMTELLLDTALSAKQRDYVQTIHSSGNDLLSLVNEVLDMSRLESGQLLLENVQFDLHALINDCLDIFRGRADSQTIELIGFVHPDVPRTVVGDPTRLRQILLNLLGNALQSTAQGEILVVVGREMTTSGEPLLRFAVQDTGTGLTAEARASLTAPAGDTSRLFEKASATGCLGLVIARQLVDMMGGKLGIKYASDQGTTIWLTLPDTSVGSAATPDADGHCLADRSVLIVDDNATCRKVLQQQLSAWGMQPQCAASGKEALAMLRTQASLTAPFDVLLVDQSMPGMTGLELASRIHEDPAIRGDLLVIMLTGVNQIPSRIVARNAGIRRILSKPVAGYTLRATLIDEWTNHQKQHTMPGLVQAELEPPTSDSHFRVLIAEDNAISTKVIRGMLQKLKVDSYAVGNGREAVQAARSGTYDLILMDCEMPEMDGFTAAGEIRQWEQNNGMHAVPIIALTAHILPEHRERARKAGMNGHMAKPVELSQLREQISYWVERKADGAMTP, encoded by the coding sequence GTGAAGTACCTAGGCTGGCTTGTAATCAGCACCTTGCTGAGCGTTTTCTCGCTGCCGGGCACCGGTCTCGCCGACGAGTCATCGGCTTTCCGTACCTTCGTCGACACCAGCGGACGCCTGACCTTGGCAGAGGTCCTGTCCAACCGATACTCCAACCGCTTCACACCGTCCCCAGACAGCATACTCAGCCTACCCGAGCCACCCGCTACGCTATGGGTACAGCTCGCCGTGGACCCCGCACGGCCTGTACTGACGGTCGACAACCCGGTGATCGAGGCGGTGACGGTACATCACATCGTCGGTGACACCATCCTGAGTTACCGCTCCGGAGCAGCTTTGCAGGGAACTCAGCCTGACGGATTGCCTTACCCGGGCTTCGCGTTCCCGCTGGATGTCGCAGCGGGGAACGACGCCGAGCAGACGGTGTACCTGCGCCTGGCCAACGATTACGCTCTGCGCACCCGCATAACCTTGACCGACACTCGCGGCGCGACCCTGGAACATGGCTGGCATCAGGCGCTACAGGGCATTCTTGCCGGTCTGCTGCTGTCGCTCGTCTTGCACGGCCTGCTGCAGGGACTGGTCGGGCGCGATCGCCTGCATCTTTTTCTGGCGGCAGCCGGCTTGCTGGTCGCGCTGAGCACCTTTGTTCGAGTCGACTGGCTGGAGCGACTGATCCCCCTCGACTCCGCTGCACTGCAAGACTCCTTGCGCCTCGCCGCCCTGGGCTGCATCGGCCTGCTTCTGGCGCGACTCTTCACAGACGATAGTCTGGCCAGAATAAAAGCAGACGCCATGATCGTCATCGCAAGCGTCGCCGGCATCAGCGCTTTGTACCTTTGGCCTGCTACGGCAGAAGCCAGCGTCAACGCTGCCCGCCTGGGCGTGCCGCTCCTGGCAATCGCCGCGACAGCCTATTGCTGGTATAACCGTACGCCCTTCAGCCGCCCCTTGTTTTCCGGGCATCTGTTGCTGTTGGTCAGCTGGCTTGCCGACCAGAGTGCGCTACCGCGCAGCCTGGCCGAGCAAACGTCCGACCTGTTCCTCTGGGCAGCGCTGATAGCCTACGCCTGGCGTCTGTTCTCGCGACAGCAGCAACGCATTGCGAGGGCGCACACGCTACGCCATGCCGAGGCCACTCAACAGGCGGAAACGCGGGCCAAGTCAGAGTTTCTGGCGCGGATCAGCCATGAAATACGCACCCCAATGAACGGCGTGCTGGGGATGACCGAGCTGCTTTTGGATACGGCGCTGTCGGCCAAGCAGCGCGATTATGTGCAAACCATCCACAGCTCCGGCAACGACTTGCTCAGCCTGGTCAACGAAGTTCTGGATATGTCACGGCTGGAGTCCGGTCAGCTGCTGCTGGAAAACGTCCAGTTCGATCTGCACGCGTTGATCAACGACTGCCTGGATATCTTTCGTGGCCGGGCCGACAGCCAGACCATCGAACTGATCGGCTTCGTCCATCCAGACGTGCCCAGGACCGTTGTCGGTGACCCTACTCGTTTGCGCCAGATACTGCTCAACTTGCTAGGCAACGCCCTGCAGTCGACCGCGCAAGGAGAGATTCTCGTGGTGGTAGGCCGTGAAATGACAACCTCTGGCGAGCCGCTGCTTCGTTTCGCTGTGCAGGACACAGGCACGGGCCTGACCGCCGAAGCGCGAGCGAGCCTCACCGCCCCTGCGGGCGATACTTCACGCCTCTTCGAAAAGGCCAGCGCAACCGGCTGCCTGGGTCTGGTGATCGCCCGTCAGCTGGTAGACATGATGGGCGGCAAGCTCGGAATCAAATACGCGTCCGACCAGGGTACGACCATCTGGTTGACGCTGCCGGACACTTCGGTTGGCAGCGCAGCAACACCTGATGCAGACGGGCACTGCCTGGCAGATCGTAGCGTCCTGATCGTCGACGACAATGCCACCTGCCGCAAGGTTTTGCAGCAACAGCTCAGCGCCTGGGGCATGCAACCGCAGTGCGCGGCCAGCGGCAAGGAAGCGCTTGCCATGCTACGCACCCAGGCGAGCCTTACGGCCCCCTTCGATGTGCTGCTGGTTGATCAGTCGATGCCAGGGATGACCGGTCTTGAGTTGGCCTCTCGTATTCACGAGGACCCGGCGATTCGAGGAGACCTGCTGGTTATCATGCTCACCGGAGTGAATCAGATTCCAAGCCGGATCGTCGCCCGTAACGCAGGCATCCGCAGAATCCTCAGCAAGCCGGTAGCCGGCTACACGCTACGCGCGACCCTGATCGACGAATGGACCAACCACCAGAAACAACACACTATGCCTGGACTGGTGCAAGCCGAGCTCGAGCCTCCAACATCCGATTCGCACTTCCGGGTTCTGATCGCCGAAGACAACGCGATATCCACCAAGGTAATCCGCGGCATGCTGCAAAAGCTCAAGGTGGACAGCTATGCAGTGGGCAACGGCCGGGAAGCCGTCCAGGCTGCACGTAGCGGTACCTATGATCTGATTCTAATGGATTGCGAAATGCCGGAGATGGACGGATTCACTGCAGCCGGAGAAATTCGTCAGTGGGAACAGAACAACGGCATGCACGCGGTCCCGATCATCGCGCTCACCGCACACATCCTGCCAGAACATCGCGAGCGCGCACGCAAGGCTGGTATGAACGGTCATATGGCCAAACCGGTGGAGCTCAGCCAGCTACGCGAGCAGATCAGCTACTGGGTGGAGCGAAAAGCCGACGGGGCGATGACCCCGTGA
- a CDS encoding DUF3426 domain-containing protein produces MSELLITQCPFCQTRFRLSQEQLQAAAGNVRCGACLRVFNARTTPVSDPAGDERPATPPAASPGEQSLLIHDDMDYDDIDYEDMDLEALGLDESILAEINPSEPPTPRDEERTSAPVVATPQHTEPEAESVPEPEPEPTPEPEPEPEPEPEPEPEPKLELRLEEIDSWPDLNATEDDEDDDFWATLDAELASDQETTPELTDSLPPEETLSAAEPTVESDESVLDLHDDFIATSPARDFGSAVEPTVSLDEEDEAAAAHDHDAPVGPLRPLVEDDADHGVFLRDRAPARQRTLPFASEESVAADRRREPGLGNLYDLPDLQHEPLYLDEEDQRPRRKRRTGLWLLLSVLAAVGLGAQYVYYNFDALTRDQTARPWLESACLLAGCELPAKVDITQLRSSNLLVRPHPEFPNALAIDAMLYNRADYAQPFPVLLMQFTDTQGREVASRRFRPDEYLSGELAGAELMPPQVPIRVALSMLDPGPDAASYTLEFESR; encoded by the coding sequence ATGAGCGAATTGCTGATCACGCAATGCCCCTTCTGCCAAACCCGATTCCGGCTTTCGCAGGAACAGCTGCAGGCGGCTGCGGGCAATGTTCGCTGCGGCGCCTGCTTGCGTGTCTTCAATGCCCGCACCACACCAGTGTCCGATCCTGCCGGTGACGAGCGCCCCGCTACGCCCCCGGCAGCCTCCCCAGGGGAACAGTCGTTGTTGATTCACGACGACATGGACTACGACGATATCGACTACGAGGATATGGATCTCGAGGCGCTGGGCCTCGACGAGTCGATCCTCGCAGAAATAAACCCATCCGAGCCGCCTACCCCACGCGATGAGGAGCGGACTTCCGCTCCTGTCGTAGCTACGCCACAGCACACCGAGCCCGAGGCAGAGTCAGTACCCGAGCCTGAACCGGAGCCGACGCCAGAACCAGAACCAGAACCAGAACCAGAACCAGAACCAGAACCAGAACCGAAGTTGGAACTGCGGCTGGAAGAGATCGACAGCTGGCCTGATCTCAACGCTACCGAGGATGACGAAGACGACGACTTCTGGGCTACACTGGATGCCGAGCTCGCTTCCGATCAGGAGACGACGCCCGAACTGACCGACAGCCTGCCCCCGGAGGAGACGCTCAGTGCCGCGGAGCCTACGGTCGAAAGCGACGAATCGGTTCTGGACCTGCATGATGATTTCATCGCCACCTCGCCCGCGCGCGACTTCGGGTCTGCTGTGGAGCCAACCGTCTCGCTGGACGAGGAGGATGAAGCTGCCGCGGCACATGACCATGATGCGCCCGTCGGGCCGCTGCGCCCGTTGGTCGAAGACGATGCCGACCATGGCGTATTCCTCAGGGATCGCGCACCCGCTCGCCAACGTACCCTGCCATTCGCATCCGAAGAATCAGTCGCCGCGGACAGGCGACGCGAGCCCGGACTAGGCAATCTGTATGACCTGCCGGACCTGCAGCACGAGCCGCTATACCTTGATGAGGAAGACCAGCGACCGCGTCGCAAGCGCCGAACAGGGCTCTGGCTGCTGTTGAGCGTCCTCGCCGCCGTCGGTCTCGGCGCCCAGTATGTGTATTACAACTTCGACGCCCTTACCCGTGATCAAACCGCTCGGCCCTGGCTGGAGTCTGCATGCCTGCTGGCTGGCTGCGAGTTGCCGGCCAAGGTCGACATCACCCAGCTGCGCAGCAGTAATCTGCTCGTACGACCGCATCCGGAATTCCCTAACGCGCTGGCTATCGACGCGATGCTCTACAACCGTGCCGATTACGCCCAGCCGTTCCCGGTATTGCTGATGCAGTTCACCGACACGCAGGGACGGGAAGTTGCCTCGCGGCGCTTCCGTCCTGACGAGTACCTCTCCGGCGAACTGGCGGGTGCCGAGCTGATGCCACCACAGGTCCCCATCCGTGTTGCCCTGAGCATGCTCGATCCGGGTCCCGATGCGGCGAGCTATACGCTGGAGTTCGAGTCGCGCTGA